GGAGTTGGGCGATTGCAGCCGATAGCGGCGAAGGCTCGAAGGAAATGCACGCCGTCTACGCATCCCCGGGGGCGATCGACGCCTATCGGAAGACGGGGCACTTCCCGGACGGCGCCGTTCTGGTGAAAGAGGTCTTCGCGACATCGACGAACGAGATGACCACCGGCACAGTGAGCCACGCCGACAAGCTCAAGGGCTGGTTCGTCATGGTGAGAGACAGCAAGGGAACGCACCCCGGCAACCCGTTGTGGGGCGACGGGTGGGGATGGTCGTGGTTCGACGCGGACAGGCCGCTCAAGACCACCTCGACCGACTACCATTCCGATTGCCAGGGATGCCACATGCCCGCCAAGGCCACCGATTGGATTTATGTGAACGGATATCCCGTTCTGCGTCACTAGGCGGCCGCATGCGCAGCGCTCTCCTCTTGCTGCTGTTTCGCGGAGGCCACTGTCCTGCAAGCTGATGTGGCAAGGCGTGAGATAGAAGGAATTATTGTGACTATTCGTTTCGATTATCGACCTGTCGGGTCCGACCGACGTTCAGACTACAAACGAGCGCATGGAGGTCAGCGTGTCCTTCGCGGTCTATGACATCACAGTCCCTGTCATGGTGCATGGACTGAACGTAATGGACGACTATCTCGACCACGCCCAAG
This genomic interval from Bradyrhizobium sp. NP1 contains the following:
- a CDS encoding cytochrome P460 family protein, coding for MKLSRTVGLAVAVSLVAGTVAALAQVSGAAPADPTANVVDAAGHLRVPADYRALYQALGSWAIAADSGEGSKEMHAVYASPGAIDAYRKTGHFPDGAVLVKEVFATSTNEMTTGTVSHADKLKGWFVMVRDSKGTHPGNPLWGDGWGWSWFDADRPLKTTSTDYHSDCQGCHMPAKATDWIYVNGYPVLRH